In one window of bacterium DNA:
- a CDS encoding MFS transporter, producing MNEQRLETDSRPANANRTIGLLSLGHFTNDTYTGYLAPLLPLLVEKIGFSLTLAGILVSIQAIASSLMQPVFGMLSDRLRRPLLVVIGPLLTALLLSAVGLAHSWSQVACLIVLGGLGTAAFHPQAASLTSRYSSGRKGLAMSVFVTAGSAGHAMGPIFILSVVTLFGLHYSWI from the coding sequence GTGAACGAACAACGCCTGGAGACCGACTCCCGTCCAGCCAACGCGAATCGTACCATCGGGCTGCTCTCCCTTGGTCATTTTACCAATGACACCTATACAGGTTATCTGGCGCCGCTGCTGCCTTTGTTGGTGGAAAAAATCGGGTTTTCTCTTACTCTCGCCGGTATTCTGGTGTCGATTCAGGCCATCGCCTCATCGTTGATGCAACCGGTCTTTGGCATGCTCAGCGATCGCCTGCGTCGGCCACTGCTGGTGGTGATCGGTCCATTGCTCACCGCCCTTTTGCTCAGCGCTGTGGGTTTGGCGCATTCATGGTCCCAAGTGGCTTGTCTAATCGTCTTAGGCGGGCTGGGCACAGCGGCCTTTCATCCTCAAGCGGCCAGCCTCACCAGTCGTTACAGCAGCGGCCGCAAAGGCTTGGCGATGTCGGTCTTTGTTACAGCAGGCAGCGCCGGTCATGCCATGGGACCGATCTTTATCCTCTCTGTGGTCACTCTGTTCGGATTGCACTATTCCTGGATC